In the Brachyhypopomus gauderio isolate BG-103 chromosome 4, BGAUD_0.2, whole genome shotgun sequence genome, one interval contains:
- the ssuh2rs1 gene encoding protein SSUH2 homolog isoform X1 — MEKTPIVSNYGSNYGTANTGYAPSATGGTAMISGSAANSQAPSAPPANMFDNVPGYEGTVAGGGGGFLPPPIPTLPMPVPEHGPVQDNWHIPSITEDTAREAFVSYASSKCCYSTGPARDGVITNMEAFNTYRYRLETFTESRSTEWKQEPYNGQAVDANIQPAPGPWNITAQASNLFQDSTQNIKVPYTSSVKNCHVCLGVGRMPCRECSGCGSKVCWVCNGSGFRLGNDRCSHCNGRGRDSCIKCSGQGSQACDTCQGRRQLLVFINLKVQWTNNKDDYLVEQMSGLKTDNLSNVTGREMFKDSQYQLYPVMGFPDPAIVQASERLIREHQSRYFQTSRILQQRHTIELIPITRVTYSWKDRSHIYYVYGNESKVNVDNYPATCCCSVM, encoded by the exons ATGGAGAAAACGCCGATTGTAAG TAATTATGGGTCCAACTACGGCACTGCCAACACTGGGTACGCGCCTTCAGCAACGGGGGGGACAG CCATGATCTCTGGTTCAGCAGCAAATTCACAGGCCCCCTCAGCGCCGCCGGCCAATATGTTCGACAACGTACCGGGCTACGAGGGCACGGTcgctggtggaggag GTGGGTTCCTTCCTCCACCAATACCAACACTGCCCATGCCTGTACCAGAACACGGCCCTGTGCAGGACAACTGGCA CATTCCCTCCATCACAGAGGACACGGCACGCGAGGCCTTTGTGAGCTATGCTTCCAGTAAATGCTGCTACAGCACCGGTCCAGCCAGAGATGGAGTCATTACCAACATGGAAGCTTTCAACACTTACAGG TATCGTTTGGAGACCTTCACAGAGTCGAGATCTACTGAGTGGAAACAGGAACCATATAATG GTCAGGCTGTGGATGCAAATATCCAGCCTGCGCCAGGCCCATGGAACATAACAGCTCAGGCATCCAACTTATTCCAGGATTCCACACAGAACATCAAAGTACCCTACACCTCCTCCGTCAAG AACTGCCACGTGTGTCTTGGAGTGGGCAGGATGCCGTGCAGAGAGTGCTCTGGCTGTGGCAGC AAagtgtgctgggtgtgtaaTGGCTCTGGTTTCCGCCTTGGTAACGATCGCTGCTCACACTGCAATGGCCGTGGTAGGGACAG CTGCATTAAGTGCAGTGGGCAGGGCTCTCAGGCGTGTGACACGTGCCAGGGGAGGAGACAGCTCCTCGTCTTCATCAACCTTAAGGTGCAATG GACAAATAATAAGGATGATTACCTGGTGGAGCAGATGAGCGGACTGAAGACGGACAATCTTAGCAACGTGACGGGCAGGGAAATGTTCAAGGACTCTCAGTATCAG cTCTATCCAGTAATGGGTTTCCCAGACCCTGCCATTGTCCAAGCATCCGAGCGATTGATAAGAGAGCACCAATCCAGATACTTCCAGACTTCCCGTATTCTGCagcag CGCCACACCATAGAGCTGATCCCCATCACCCGGGTGACTTACTCGTGGAAAGATAGGTCCCATATCTACTACGTGTACGGGAACGAGTCAAAAGTGAACGTGGATAACTATCCAGCCACCTGCTGCTGCTCAGTGATGTAG
- the ssuh2rs1 gene encoding protein SSUH2 homolog isoform X2, with product MISGSAANSQAPSAPPANMFDNVPGYEGTVAGGGGGFLPPPIPTLPMPVPEHGPVQDNWHIPSITEDTAREAFVSYASSKCCYSTGPARDGVITNMEAFNTYRYRLETFTESRSTEWKQEPYNGQAVDANIQPAPGPWNITAQASNLFQDSTQNIKVPYTSSVKNCHVCLGVGRMPCRECSGCGSKVCWVCNGSGFRLGNDRCSHCNGRGRDSCIKCSGQGSQACDTCQGRRQLLVFINLKVQWTNNKDDYLVEQMSGLKTDNLSNVTGREMFKDSQYQLYPVMGFPDPAIVQASERLIREHQSRYFQTSRILQQRHTIELIPITRVTYSWKDRSHIYYVYGNESKVNVDNYPATCCCSVM from the exons ATGATCTCTGGTTCAGCAGCAAATTCACAGGCCCCCTCAGCGCCGCCGGCCAATATGTTCGACAACGTACCGGGCTACGAGGGCACGGTcgctggtggaggag GTGGGTTCCTTCCTCCACCAATACCAACACTGCCCATGCCTGTACCAGAACACGGCCCTGTGCAGGACAACTGGCA CATTCCCTCCATCACAGAGGACACGGCACGCGAGGCCTTTGTGAGCTATGCTTCCAGTAAATGCTGCTACAGCACCGGTCCAGCCAGAGATGGAGTCATTACCAACATGGAAGCTTTCAACACTTACAGG TATCGTTTGGAGACCTTCACAGAGTCGAGATCTACTGAGTGGAAACAGGAACCATATAATG GTCAGGCTGTGGATGCAAATATCCAGCCTGCGCCAGGCCCATGGAACATAACAGCTCAGGCATCCAACTTATTCCAGGATTCCACACAGAACATCAAAGTACCCTACACCTCCTCCGTCAAG AACTGCCACGTGTGTCTTGGAGTGGGCAGGATGCCGTGCAGAGAGTGCTCTGGCTGTGGCAGC AAagtgtgctgggtgtgtaaTGGCTCTGGTTTCCGCCTTGGTAACGATCGCTGCTCACACTGCAATGGCCGTGGTAGGGACAG CTGCATTAAGTGCAGTGGGCAGGGCTCTCAGGCGTGTGACACGTGCCAGGGGAGGAGACAGCTCCTCGTCTTCATCAACCTTAAGGTGCAATG GACAAATAATAAGGATGATTACCTGGTGGAGCAGATGAGCGGACTGAAGACGGACAATCTTAGCAACGTGACGGGCAGGGAAATGTTCAAGGACTCTCAGTATCAG cTCTATCCAGTAATGGGTTTCCCAGACCCTGCCATTGTCCAAGCATCCGAGCGATTGATAAGAGAGCACCAATCCAGATACTTCCAGACTTCCCGTATTCTGCagcag CGCCACACCATAGAGCTGATCCCCATCACCCGGGTGACTTACTCGTGGAAAGATAGGTCCCATATCTACTACGTGTACGGGAACGAGTCAAAAGTGAACGTGGATAACTATCCAGCCACCTGCTGCTGCTCAGTGATGTAG